GGCGTAGATCGTCCCATCACTTTCAAAGATGTAGGCAGGCTTTTGGGTGGAGCAATGGACGTAGTTGGTTTGCGGCTCCCCAAAGTTGTCAGACGGCTCACTCTCCATAGGCCAGAAACGATGGGCAATCTGTACGCGGTAGAGGGTGCCCCGATCGGTTTTGTCCATCACTGTTTTACTGATGAATTGACTATCCCAGCAGGTTCCCATGTGGCAGCGCCCAGGCAAAATAGGGCCGGCCAGAGTAACCTGTGCCGAGAGCAAGACGGGAGCGATACCCATCATTCCAGCTAGTAACTTTTGCATCATGACAGGGGTTTAATTGAGGTTGATCTAAGAGGTTGCTCTAAGTAGATTTCTATCATGGGCTGGATGACTGCTTCTGGGCCAGCGTGGTTTCCGGGAATTTACGGGCTTACCATTGAGGTCGATCGTCCTGCAATCCGTTGGAGCGCCGCTGCCAGCACATCCGGGGTTTGACCGGCCACACTCCACACCAACGCCTCCCGGTAGAGACGATTGGCCGGATGACTGCTCTGATTGGCGGCCCCACTCGAAGCGACAACCGCAGCCTGGGTACAGCGTAATGCTAGATCGATCGCCCAAACCCGGAGGGATAATTGGGCCTCGTAGTTCTGGGTTAAACGATGCTTTGAGTTCTGGTTCGTTAATGCTTGGTCAATCTCCGTGCGGCAGGTGTAGAGTTCTGCGGAGAGATCAGTATGGATCGGCCCGATCGCTAAAAAAGACTTACGCTGCTGCATTTCCAAAAGCCAATCTAATCCCGCTTGGGCACACCCTAGGGCGAAACTGCTGTGGCTGAGGACGTTGGCCCGATCGCTGGCTGGCATCGCCCCCGCAGGCCGTATCGTTACCACTCGTTCCGACGGCAAAATCCAACGGTTCAGATTCCCTGTCACCGTTTGGGCCGCATTCATGGCCGCGAGTTGCATCGGTTCACTCAGCAGCAGAGATCCACCCGTAGATTGCGTGGTTGATTTGAACGGTAACAGGCCGTAGACCGCCGACCCATCGGATAACGTTGCTGCCAGAATAAAATCCTGAAAAATGCCAGAGCCGGTAATCCAGGGAATGTAACCGTTGAGTTCATAGCCGTTAATTGTCTGACCGTCATCCACCACGATCGCGGTGACCGGAGGATTGTCCACTCGTCGTAAATGGGAAAAGGCAATGCCGACCAGGGCTTCTCCGCTAGCCATTTTGGGCAGGTAGTCCGCTTGCAGCGATCGATTGTCACTATTCGCTAACATTCCCCCAGCACTTTGGTGTTGGGTTTGCAGAAAGGCCAACGCCCCAGACGATCGGGCCAAGCGTTCTTGGAACTGGGCAAATACGAGGGCATCGATCGGTACTCCCTGCCAAGAGGGAAAGGCTTTGAGGGCTAACAGATCATGCTGTCCCAGGAGCGCTAAGGCTTGGGCTAAAGCGTCAGGATTCCAGTCTAAGGTTTGTGCTTGGGGCGCAATGTGGGTTTGACAGAGTTGATCTGTGCGGGTTAGGAGCGGGTGCATAGCAAAACAGCGATCGGCTGAGGGTTAGGGCTGAGCGTGAAAACTGAGGGTTAGGGCTGAGCGTGAAAACTGAGGGCTGCCAAGCTTAAAAAACATCGGCATGTTAAGCAGATCTCTAGCCAGTCAGGGTATTCTTTCACTAACGGCTATAAAAAACGGCCATAAAAATATTGTGCATAAAAGAAATTAGCGATCGGATGGCAGTAAGATTGCCGCAAAATTAAATTTGAAGAAGACGATTCAAGACTCTGGCTGCTGCGGGTGCAAGCATGAACAATCCCCTCTATCTTTCCTTTAACGACTGGTTTGCCCAAGCTAGGCTCTTGCTGGACTTCCTCATCATTGCATGGGCTTTTACTGTCATTAACGGGGGCTTTTTTAACTGGCAGCTCAATCGATTGGGGGTATATCCACGGGATGTCTGGAGTCTATTTCGGATTCCCCTGGCCCCCTTTCTCCATGCAGATTGGAACCATCTCATTGGCAATACTAAATACTACTTACTGCTTGGGGGGATCTTAGTCCTGCGTGATCCGAGCGATTTTTCCATGGTGACGTTTGTGTCCCTGTGGGTTTCTGGGCTGCTGGGTTGGTTCTTTGGCCGAGCTAAAACCAGTTACATTGGTGCCAGTGACATTAATGCAGGGTATTTTGGCTTCCTGCTGACTCAGATTTTAGTGAATAAAGATGCCTTCGCAGCGGTGTTCTTTAGTCTAATTATTTTTTCCTTCTTCTTTGGGGACATGATTGTCTTTCCAAGGCTGACTGGTGAAAAAACGCCTTGGAACTTTGGCAATACGCTAGTTTGGGGCATGACTCCCGTGGTTTCAAAGAATGTTGCCTGGGAAAGTCATTTATTCGGCTTTTTTGGGGGCGTCATTGCCGCTTATTACCGCCTTCCCTTAAAGGACTTGATTCAACAACTAGCAATCCTCTGGAAAAACTTTACGGTGGGTTGATGGCAGCTTGAGCATTCCAGGCCAGAAATCACCGGGGATATTCGATTGCGTTTCCTGAAGAGCTCCATCGATTCTTCCAGGCCAATTCCTCCTATACTGGTAAGCTGGACGCGCATCAGAAGATAGAGGACGTAACAATGGCATCCATTCGTGAGCTACACGAACAGCTTGTCAAAAAAGAACGATCGGCGGTGGAAATTACCCAGGAAGCTTTAGATCGGATTGCCGCCGTGGATGGCAAAGTCCAGAGTTTCTTGATGGTGACGGGCGATCGGGCGCTGGAACAAGCCAAGGCCGTGGATGCCAAAATCGCCGCTGGTGAAGAAATCGGGCTGCTGGCAGGCATTCCGATCGCGGTGAAAGATAACATTTGCACCAAAGACGTGCGCACTACCTGTGCATCCCGCATTCTGGAGAACTTTGTCCCGCCCTACGACGCGACGGTTAACCAGAAGCTGCTGGATGCGGACATGGTCATGGTGGGCAAAACCAACATGGACGAGTTTGCCATGGGTGGCTCCACGGAAACTTCCGCTTTCCAAAAAACCGCGAACCCCTGGGATCTCGATCGGGTACCGGGTGGCTCTTCGGGTGGGTCAGC
The Alkalinema sp. FACHB-956 DNA segment above includes these coding regions:
- a CDS encoding rhomboid family intramembrane serine protease, with the protein product MNNPLYLSFNDWFAQARLLLDFLIIAWAFTVINGGFFNWQLNRLGVYPRDVWSLFRIPLAPFLHADWNHLIGNTKYYLLLGGILVLRDPSDFSMVTFVSLWVSGLLGWFFGRAKTSYIGASDINAGYFGFLLTQILVNKDAFAAVFFSLIIFSFFFGDMIVFPRLTGEKTPWNFGNTLVWGMTPVVSKNVAWESHLFGFFGGVIAAYYRLPLKDLIQQLAILWKNFTVG
- a CDS encoding acyl-CoA dehydrogenase family protein codes for the protein MHPLLTRTDQLCQTHIAPQAQTLDWNPDALAQALALLGQHDLLALKAFPSWQGVPIDALVFAQFQERLARSSGALAFLQTQHQSAGGMLANSDNRSLQADYLPKMASGEALVGIAFSHLRRVDNPPVTAIVVDDGQTINGYELNGYIPWITGSGIFQDFILAATLSDGSAVYGLLPFKSTTQSTGGSLLLSEPMQLAAMNAAQTVTGNLNRWILPSERVVTIRPAGAMPASDRANVLSHSSFALGCAQAGLDWLLEMQQRKSFLAIGPIHTDLSAELYTCRTEIDQALTNQNSKHRLTQNYEAQLSLRVWAIDLALRCTQAAVVASSGAANQSSHPANRLYREALVWSVAGQTPDVLAAALQRIAGRSTSMVSP